In Cydia pomonella isolate Wapato2018A chromosome 1, ilCydPomo1, whole genome shotgun sequence, one genomic interval encodes:
- the LOC133529512 gene encoding uncharacterized protein LOC133529512, with amino-acid sequence MKSFVTEVNSECTYCSQNHYICHCKEFAALDVPQRQDFIKKNGICFNCLVKGHSVNACRQSTTCRKCSRRHHTLLHFTNPNKTTSVPENDTATPSTPESSQTTSTVVYKAEVDSDSEEVILATARIAVKARNGDTIVLRALIDPCSQSNFVTEATAQLLNLERTSVNGKITGISPVPMTTKSQVELNFHAIRNPSHIITAKAYVLRRINSRLPSQELPSDTWPSSEISDLADPHFHKPGSVDVLLGAVVYAHIILGGVVKHNESLVALNSRLGWLVCGEVAPSGHQSHNVIVMHTQVEVDQLLRQFWEIDEYSPNAKPLSQPEMQCEEHFKKTHTRNTDGRYEVRLPFKDEDAPNLGNSRQLALKRLHQMENKFKRRPEFHEEYCKFMNQYESLGHMEVVPETEKKNKAYYLPHHAVLRASSLTTKLRVVFDGSAKPADGNSLNDELLIGPPLQQDIRDLVTRWRQHKYCLVADIQQMYRQILISKQDTDYQRILWRESSEEPIREYRLLTVTYGSSCAPYLAIRTLHQLAEDERGDFPEAELLKTDLYMDDLMTGSSTEEDTQRLQCRLTELFKRGGFLLHKWSSNSEKVLSEIPDSQKALQSSVNIKMDDSVKALGIAWKPQSDIFELVVNLPHDNDVVTKRSVLSAIAKTFDPLGWLAPCVVVLKMFMQKLWLAGLDWDSELPEDLKTEWQTYLTNFEHMQAIQLPRWLGITNNVKIELHGFSDASCAAYAAVIYIRVITDNEIKVSLVAAKTKVAPVKQVSLPRLELCGAVLLSKLIPNVKSSLNIDDNRVFVWTDSTIVLAWLRKTPNTWKPFVGNRTTEILNVTNSSQWHHIKSADNPADCASRGISPDELMQSQLWWEGPAFLRESVEICYPNFTIPETTLEAKPKAKVSYLCASKELDLAFKNNKSTVIEEIAQLLANDSTTWHFIPPGAPHFGGLWEAGVKSVKGHLKRVVGKVMVEDEIGVGGGGKGLSEAASSTFTVSLGRFAGARS; translated from the exons ATGAAGTCATTTGTCACAGAAGTAAACAGCGAATGCACTTATTGCTCACAAAACCACTATATTTGTCATTGTAAAGAGTTCGCCGCATTAGATGTTCCTCAACGTCAGGATTTTATTAAGAAGAATGGCATTTGTTTTAATTGCCTTGTAAAGGGTCACTCCGTTAATGCGTGTAGGCAGAGCACCACCTGTAGAAAATGTAGTCGACGACATCACACTCTGTTGCACTTCACAAACCCTAACAAGACCACATCAGTGCCTGAAAACGATACAGCAACACCCAGTACACCTGAATCAAGCCAAACCACATCAACCGTAGTTTACAAGGCTGAGGTTGACAGCGACAGTGAAGAAGTTATTTTGGCAACCGCGCGAATTGCAGTTAAGGCAAGGAACGGCGACACGATAGTCTTGAGAGCACTGATTGATCCGTGCTCGCAGTCCAACTTTGTTACTGAAGCGACAGCTCAACTGCTTAATCTCGAGCGCACTTCAGTCAACGGAAAAATCACTGGCATATCTCCTGTACCAATGACAACCAAATCACAAGTTGAGTTGAACTTTCATGCCATTAGAAATCCATCACACATAATTACAGCTAAGGCGTACGTCCTTAGACGAATAAATTCGAGATTACCATCACAAGAGCTCCCATCTGATACCTGGCCTTCTTCTGAGATTTCAGACCTTGCGGATCCACACTTTCACAAGCCAGGATCTGTCGACGTGCTCTTAGGTGCCGTTGTATACGCACATATTATTCTTGGTGGAGTAGTAAAACATAATGAGTCTCTGGTCGCTTTGAACTCACGATTGGGCTGGCTGGTATGCGGCGAGGTTGCGCCGTCGGGCCATCAGTCACACAACGTTATTGTTATGCATACACAAGTCGAAGTTGATCAGTTACTACGTCAGTTTTGGGAGATCGATGAATATTCACCAAACGCGAAGCCTCTGTCACAGCCTGAGATGCAGTGTGAAGAGCATTTTAAGAAAACTCACACTCGAAACACTGACGGTCGATACGAGGTTCGCCTACCCTTCAAGGACGAAGACGCTCCAAATTTAGGCAACTCCAGACAACTTGCTTTAAAGCGCTTACATCAGATGGAAAATAAGTTTAAGCGCCGACCCGAGTTTCACGAAGAATACTGCAAGTTCATGAACCAATATGAGTCACTCGGTCACATGGAGGTCGTCCCTGAGACAGAAAAGAAGAATAAAGCTTATTACCTACCACATCATGCTGTTCTTCGTGCCTCGAGCCTCACCACAAAACTGCGCGTAGTTTTTGACGGAAGTGCTAAACCTGCAGATGGAAACTCACTTAACGATGAGCTACTCATCGGCCCACCGCTGCAACAAGATATACGAGATTTAGTAACACGGTGGAGACAACATAAGTACTGTCTAGTAGCCGATATACAACAAATGTACCGACAGATACTTATCTCAAAACAAGACACTGATTACCAAAGAATCCTGTGGCGTGAGTCATCGGAAGAGCCGATTAGAGAATATCGGTTACTTACCGTTACATATGGCAGTTCTTGTGCTCCATATCTTGCCATAAGGACACTTCATCAACTTGCAGAGGATGAACGTGGAGATTTTCCTGAAGCTGAACTTCTCAAAACTGATCTCTATATGGACGATTTAATGACGGGCTCATCTACCGAAGAAGACACTCAACGGCTTCAATGTCGCTTAACTGAACTATTTAAACGTGGTGGTTTTCTTCTACATAAGTGGTCGTCTAATAGTGAAAAAGTTTTAAGCGAGATTCCCGATTCGCAAAAAGCATTACAAAGTTCAGTGAATATTAAAATGGATGATTCGGTGAAAGCTCTAGGCATAGCTTGGAAACCACAAAGTGACATATTTGAACTGGTAGTTAACTTACCTCATGACAACGACGTTGTCACAAAACGAAGTGTGCTATCTGCGATAGCAAAAACGTTTGACCCTCTGGGTTGGCTAGCACCTTGCGTGgttgtattaaaaatgtttatgcaGAAGTTGTGGCTGGCCGGCCTAGACTGGGACTCTGAACTTCCCGAAGACCTGAAAACTGAATGGCAGACTTACCTGACTAACTTCGAACACATGCAGGCCATTCAGCTTCCACGTTGGTTAGGGattacaaataatgtaaaaattgaATTGCACGGCTTTTCTGACGCCTCTTGCGCCGCCTACGCTGCGGTTATTTACATCAGAGTCATCACGGACAATGAGATAAAAGTAAGCCTGGTCGCAGCCAAAACAAAGGTCGCTCCCGTGAAACAGGTCTCATTGCCACGTCTTGAACTTTGTGGGGCGGTCCTATTGTCTAAATTGATACCAAATGTGAAATCTAGTCTAAATATTGATGATAATCGTGTGTTTGTTTGGACAGATTCCACAATAGTTTTGGCTTGGTTGCGTAAAACTCCAAATACTTGGAAGCCATTCGTTGGTAATCGCACTACCGAAATCTTAAATGTTACGAATAGTAGTCAATGGCATCATATTAAGTCTGCGGACAACCCCGCGGACTGTGCCTCACGCGGTATCAGCCCTGACGAGCTGATGCAGTCACAACTATGGTGGGAAGGTCCAGCCTTCCTTCGCGAGTCTGTTGAGATTTGTTACCCTAATTTCACTATACCTGAAACCACACTCGAAGCAAAACCGAAAGCAAAAGTTAGTTACTTAT GCGCGTCCAAAGAATTAGACCTCGCGTTCAAAAACAACAAATCAACTGTTATTGAAGAAATTGCCCAACTGTTGGCTAATGACAGCACAACATGGCATTTTATTCCCCCTGGCGCTCCTCACTTTGGAGGATTGTGGGAGGCAGGAGTTAAGTCTGTAAAAGGACATTTGAAACGCGTCGTAG GCAAGGTGATGGTGGAGGACGAAATCGGGGTGGGTGGCGGGGGGAAAGGTCTGAGTGAGGCAGCGTCGAGTACCTTCACTGTTTCTCTGGGTCGCTTCGCGGGCGCACGCTCCTAG